In one Bradyrhizobium cosmicum genomic region, the following are encoded:
- the rimM gene encoding ribosome maturation factor RimM (Essential for efficient processing of 16S rRNA): MSALVCVARIGAAHGVRGAVKLWTFTEDPFAVKRYGPLLSKDGKRQFEVATAREAKDHLVATFKGVATRDEAERLNGIELYVARDKLPATDADEYYHTDLIGLAAVTTDGEALGRVLAIHNFGAGDIIEIAPPKGATMLLPFTNAVVPEVDLAGGRVIIGLPQEIEGEDKDEVLSTGRPRERGDP, translated from the coding sequence ATGTCGGCGCTGGTCTGCGTCGCGCGGATCGGCGCCGCGCATGGTGTGCGCGGCGCGGTCAAGCTGTGGACCTTCACCGAAGATCCCTTTGCCGTGAAGCGCTATGGTCCGCTGCTGTCCAAGGACGGCAAGCGCCAGTTCGAGGTAGCAACGGCGCGCGAAGCGAAAGACCATCTGGTCGCGACGTTCAAGGGCGTCGCGACCCGCGATGAGGCCGAACGGCTCAACGGCATCGAGCTTTACGTCGCACGGGACAAGCTGCCCGCGACCGACGCGGACGAATATTACCACACCGATCTGATCGGTCTCGCCGCCGTCACCACGGACGGCGAGGCGCTCGGCCGCGTGCTCGCGATCCATAATTTCGGCGCCGGCGACATCATCGAGATCGCCCCGCCGAAAGGCGCGACGATGCTGCTGCCGTTCACCAACGCGGTGGTGCCGGAAGTCGATCTCGCCGGCGGCCGCGTGATCATCGGGCTGCCGCAGGAGATCGAGGGCGAGGACAAGGACGAAGTCCTATCCACGGGTCGTCCCCGCGAACGCGGGGACCCATAA
- the rplS gene encoding 50S ribosomal protein L19: MNLIQQLEKEQFDKLSANKEIPEFGPGDTVIVNVKVVEGERTRVQAYEGVCIGRSGGGLNESFTVRKISYGEGVERVFPVMSPMIDSIKVVRRGKVRRAKLYYLRQLRGKSARIVEKTEHAKAVNE; this comes from the coding sequence ATGAACCTGATCCAACAGCTCGAAAAAGAGCAATTCGACAAGCTCTCCGCCAACAAGGAGATTCCGGAGTTCGGCCCCGGCGACACCGTGATCGTCAACGTCAAGGTGGTCGAAGGCGAGCGTACCCGCGTGCAGGCCTATGAAGGCGTCTGCATCGGCCGTTCCGGCGGTGGCCTCAACGAGAGCTTCACGGTCCGCAAGATCTCCTATGGCGAGGGCGTTGAGCGCGTGTTCCCGGTGATGTCGCCGATGATCGACTCGATCAAGGTGGTGCGTCGCGGCAAGGTGCGTCGCGCCAAGCTTTATTACCTGCGCCAGCTGCGCGGCAAGTCGGCTCGTATCGTCGAGAAGACCGAGCACGCCAAGGCCGTGAACGAGTAA
- a CDS encoding MBL fold metallo-hydrolase encodes MPITRRRLFGLLAGAGALVGVPSLWMSRMKPYDGPVSDHFDGSTFFDPDGVPPKSLGEVLRWQFGGGRKRETWPDWAPSPHADTPPARVEGDKVRLSFVGHASWLIQAGGLNILVDPVWSERVSPVSFAGPKRRNDPGIAFEALPKIDIVLVSHGHYDHLDIATLSRLARNFAPRVVTPLGNDVAMRGTDSSIQAEAFDWHDRVELGNGIAVHLVPTRHWTARGMFDRNKALWASFVLETPAGKIYVVCDSGYGDGTHFRRVAEKHGELRLAILPIGAYEPRWFMRDQHMNPEDAVKALLDCGAQQALGHHHGTFQLTDEAIDAPAKALVEALDAAKIPQQRFVAMKPGQVVEI; translated from the coding sequence GTGCCCATCACCCGCCGCCGTCTTTTCGGTCTGCTTGCCGGGGCCGGCGCGCTGGTCGGCGTGCCCTCCCTCTGGATGTCCCGCATGAAACCCTATGACGGCCCTGTCTCCGACCATTTCGACGGCTCGACCTTCTTCGATCCGGACGGCGTGCCGCCGAAATCGCTTGGCGAGGTGCTGCGCTGGCAGTTCGGCGGCGGGCGGAAGCGCGAGACCTGGCCGGATTGGGCTCCGAGCCCTCATGCGGACACGCCGCCGGCGCGAGTCGAGGGCGACAAGGTCCGCCTCTCCTTCGTCGGCCACGCCAGCTGGCTGATCCAGGCTGGCGGCCTCAACATCCTGGTCGATCCCGTCTGGTCGGAGCGGGTGTCGCCTGTCAGCTTCGCCGGACCGAAGCGGCGCAACGATCCCGGCATCGCCTTCGAGGCGTTGCCGAAGATCGACATCGTGCTGGTCTCGCACGGCCATTACGACCATCTCGACATCGCGACGTTGTCGCGGCTCGCCAGGAATTTTGCCCCACGCGTGGTGACGCCGCTCGGCAACGATGTGGCGATGCGCGGCACCGACTCTTCAATCCAGGCGGAAGCCTTCGATTGGCACGATCGCGTCGAACTCGGCAACGGCATTGCCGTGCATCTGGTCCCGACCCGGCACTGGACGGCGCGCGGCATGTTCGACCGGAACAAGGCGCTATGGGCGAGCTTCGTGCTGGAGACGCCGGCGGGGAAAATCTACGTCGTTTGCGACTCCGGTTACGGCGATGGCACCCATTTCCGCCGCGTCGCCGAGAAGCATGGGGAGCTGCGTCTGGCGATCCTCCCGATCGGCGCCTACGAGCCGCGCTGGTTCATGCGCGACCAGCACATGAATCCGGAAGATGCGGTGAAGGCGCTGTTGGATTGCGGCGCGCAACAAGCGCTCGGGCATCATCACGGCACGTTCCAGCTGACGGACGAAGCGATCGATGCGCCGGCGAAGGCGCTTGTGGAAGCGCTGGATGCCGCGAAGATTCCGCAACAGCGGTTCGTGGCGATGAAACCCGGGCAAGTGGTGGAGATCTAG
- the leuC gene encoding 3-isopropylmalate dehydratase large subunit, with the protein MSKPTTLYDKIWNDHLVHEADDGTCLLYIDRHLVHEVTSPQAFEGLRATGRKVHAPEKTLAVVDHNVPTTDRTKPNPDPESIEQIKALAENAKEFGIEYYNEFDKRQGVVHVIGPEQGFTLPGTTIVCGDSHTSTHGAFGALAHGIGTSEVEHVLATQTLIQKKAKNMRVTVDGKLPDGVTGKDIILAIIGEIGTAGGTGYVLEYAGDAIQALSMEGRMTVCNMSIEGGARAGLVAPDQKAFDFLRGRPKAPKGADWDAAMRYWEKLRSDEGAHFDHELRLDAAKLPPIVTWGTSPEDVISVTGFVPDPDKIADEAKRLSKHRALKYMGLTAGTKITDIKVDRIFIGSCTNGRIEDLRAAAKIAEGKQVSENVNAMVVPGSGLVKEQAEAEGLDKIFIKAGFEWREPGCSMCLAMNPDKLAPEERCASTSNRNFEGRQGFKGRTHLVSPAMAAAAAIAGHFVDVREWR; encoded by the coding sequence ATGTCCAAGCCCACCACATTGTACGACAAGATCTGGAACGACCATCTGGTGCACGAAGCCGACGACGGCACCTGCCTGCTCTATATCGACCGCCATCTGGTGCACGAGGTGACCTCGCCGCAGGCGTTCGAAGGCCTGCGCGCCACCGGGCGCAAGGTGCACGCCCCCGAGAAGACGCTCGCCGTCGTCGACCACAACGTGCCGACCACCGACCGGACCAAGCCGAATCCCGATCCTGAGAGCATCGAGCAGATCAAGGCGCTCGCCGAGAACGCCAAGGAATTCGGCATCGAATATTACAACGAGTTCGATAAGCGCCAGGGCGTCGTTCACGTCATCGGCCCCGAGCAGGGTTTTACGCTGCCCGGCACCACCATCGTCTGCGGTGACAGCCACACCTCGACGCATGGCGCGTTCGGCGCGCTCGCGCACGGCATCGGCACGTCCGAGGTCGAGCACGTTCTGGCGACGCAGACGCTGATCCAGAAGAAGGCCAAGAACATGCGCGTCACCGTCGACGGCAAATTGCCTGATGGCGTGACGGGCAAGGACATCATCCTGGCGATCATCGGCGAGATCGGCACGGCCGGCGGCACCGGCTACGTGCTCGAATACGCCGGCGACGCGATCCAGGCGCTGTCGATGGAAGGCCGCATGACGGTCTGCAACATGTCGATCGAAGGCGGCGCGCGCGCCGGCCTGGTCGCGCCGGACCAGAAGGCGTTCGACTTCCTGCGCGGCCGCCCGAAAGCGCCGAAGGGTGCGGACTGGGATGCGGCAATGCGCTACTGGGAGAAACTGCGCTCCGACGAGGGCGCGCATTTCGACCATGAGCTGCGCCTCGATGCGGCCAAGCTGCCGCCGATCGTGACCTGGGGCACTTCGCCTGAGGACGTCATCTCGGTGACCGGTTTCGTTCCGGACCCCGACAAGATCGCGGACGAAGCCAAGCGTCTGTCGAAGCATCGCGCCCTGAAATATATGGGCCTGACTGCGGGCACGAAGATCACCGACATCAAGGTCGATCGCATCTTCATCGGCTCCTGCACCAATGGCCGCATCGAGGATCTGCGCGCCGCCGCCAAGATCGCGGAGGGCAAGCAGGTCTCGGAGAACGTCAACGCCATGGTCGTGCCGGGCTCCGGCCTCGTGAAGGAGCAGGCCGAGGCCGAAGGTCTGGACAAGATCTTCATCAAGGCCGGCTTCGAATGGCGCGAGCCCGGTTGCTCGATGTGCCTCGCCATGAACCCGGACAAGCTGGCCCCGGAAGAGCGCTGCGCCTCGACCTCGAACCGCAACTTCGAAGGCCGCCAGGGCTTCAAGGGCCGCACCCATCTGGTGTCGCCGGCAATGGCGGCAGCCGCGGCGATCGCGGGGCACTTCGTCGACGTCAGGGAGTGGCGCTGA
- the mtaB gene encoding tRNA (N(6)-L-threonylcarbamoyladenosine(37)-C(2))-methylthiotransferase MtaB: MPVDIVTFGCRLNAFEAEVIRREAEGAGLEDTIVINSCAVTNEAVAQARQSIRKLKRERPGARIVVTGCAAQTQSGMFAEMAEVDRVVGNDDKMRASAWQQTRDAFDLGASEKIAVSDIMAVREMAPHLVDGFAAGLPRVFVQVQNGCDHRCTFCIIPYGRGNSRSVPMGAVVDQVRALVERGHAEIVLTGVDLTSYGADLPGAPKLGLLTKQILRHVPELKRLRISSIDSIEADADLLEAIADDARLMPHLHLSLQSGDDMILKRMKRRHSRQDAIAFCDQVRRLRPDIAFGADIIAGFPTETEEMFSRSLDLVEECGLTFLHVFPYSPRPGTPAARMPQVAGQAIKERAKRLRAAGEAALRRRLQAEVGATRDVLIESDGQGRTEHYLPVAIAGGCVGSVVPLTIAGSDGERLTT, from the coding sequence ATGCCTGTCGACATCGTCACCTTCGGCTGCCGCCTCAACGCCTTCGAGGCCGAGGTGATCCGCCGCGAGGCCGAAGGCGCGGGGCTCGAAGATACCATCGTCATCAACAGCTGCGCCGTCACCAACGAGGCGGTGGCGCAGGCGCGCCAGTCGATCCGCAAATTGAAGCGCGAACGGCCCGGTGCGCGCATCGTCGTCACCGGCTGCGCGGCGCAGACGCAGAGCGGCATGTTCGCCGAGATGGCCGAGGTCGATCGCGTCGTCGGCAATGACGACAAGATGCGCGCGTCCGCGTGGCAGCAGACGCGCGATGCCTTCGATCTTGGCGCCAGCGAGAAGATCGCCGTCAGCGACATCATGGCTGTCAGGGAGATGGCGCCGCATCTGGTCGACGGTTTTGCGGCCGGCCTGCCGCGCGTGTTCGTGCAGGTGCAGAACGGCTGCGACCATCGCTGCACCTTCTGCATCATTCCCTATGGCCGCGGCAACTCGCGCTCCGTGCCGATGGGCGCGGTGGTCGATCAGGTGCGGGCGCTGGTTGAACGCGGCCACGCCGAGATCGTGCTGACCGGCGTCGATCTCACCAGCTACGGCGCCGACCTGCCGGGCGCGCCCAAACTCGGCCTGCTGACCAAGCAGATATTGCGGCACGTACCCGAGCTGAAACGCCTGCGCATATCCTCGATCGATTCGATCGAGGCGGATGCCGATCTGTTAGAGGCCATCGCCGACGATGCTCGTCTGATGCCGCATCTGCATCTGTCGCTGCAATCCGGCGACGACATGATTCTGAAGCGCATGAAGCGGCGACATTCGCGGCAGGATGCGATCGCGTTCTGCGACCAGGTCCGCCGCCTGCGCCCGGATATCGCCTTCGGCGCCGACATCATCGCGGGCTTTCCGACGGAGACCGAGGAGATGTTTTCGCGGTCGCTGGATCTGGTCGAAGAATGCGGCCTGACGTTCCTGCACGTGTTCCCCTATTCGCCCCGCCCCGGCACCCCCGCCGCGCGGATGCCGCAGGTCGCGGGGCAGGCAATCAAGGAGCGCGCCAAGCGGCTGCGGGCAGCGGGAGAGGCAGCGTTACGGCGGCGACTGCAAGCGGAAGTGGGGGCGACGCGCGATGTGCTGATCGAGAGCGACGGCCAAGGCCGCACTGAGCACTATCTGCCGGTGGCGATTGCGGGTGGGTGTGTGGGCAGTGTGGTGCCGTTGACGATTGCCGGCAGCGATGGCGAGCGGCTGACCACATAG
- the ffh gene encoding signal recognition particle protein — protein MFDNLSERLGGILDRLTGRGALTEKDVDAAMREVRRALLEADVALEVVRSFTERVREQAIGATVVKSVTPGQMVVKIVHDELINTLGAESQTIDINSVPPVPIMMVGLQGSGKTTTTAKLARRLVQRDKRKVLMASLDIYRPAAMEQLAVLGRDLDIPTLPIVAGQQPAQIAKRALEAGKLGGYDVVLLDTAGRTTLDEDMMAEAAAIKAAANPHEVLLVADSLTGQDAVNLARAFDERVGLTGIVLTRVDGDGRGGAALSMRAVTGKPIKLIGTGEKTDALEDFHPDRIAGRILGMGDVVSLVERAAANIDAEKAARTAERMRKGQFDLNDMREQLLQMANMGGISGLMGMMPGIAKMKNQIAAAGIDDKILKRQVAVIDSMTRDERRHPDLLKASRKKRIAAGSGQSVEQVNKLLKMHRNMADVMKAMGSGKRGPLAGIAQAMGFGGGMKMPSPEEMKAMQEKMQGGGGQGLPSLPKDLPPGLRSGLPNLPGLTGLSGKPTLPGLGGFPGKKK, from the coding sequence TTGTTCGACAATCTGTCGGAACGGCTTGGTGGCATTCTCGATCGTCTGACGGGGCGCGGTGCGCTGACCGAAAAGGATGTCGATGCCGCGATGCGCGAGGTGCGCCGCGCGCTGCTGGAAGCCGACGTCGCACTCGAAGTGGTCCGCAGCTTCACCGAACGTGTTCGCGAACAGGCGATCGGCGCCACTGTCGTCAAGTCGGTCACGCCCGGCCAGATGGTGGTCAAGATCGTCCATGACGAGCTGATCAACACGCTCGGCGCCGAAAGCCAGACCATCGACATCAATTCCGTGCCGCCGGTGCCGATCATGATGGTCGGCCTGCAAGGCTCCGGCAAGACGACCACGACCGCAAAGCTCGCCCGTCGCCTGGTCCAGCGCGACAAGCGCAAGGTGCTGATGGCGTCGCTCGACATCTATCGACCGGCGGCGATGGAGCAATTGGCCGTGCTCGGCCGCGATCTCGACATTCCGACCCTGCCGATCGTCGCAGGACAGCAGCCGGCGCAGATCGCCAAGCGCGCGCTGGAAGCCGGCAAGCTCGGCGGTTACGACGTCGTGCTCCTCGACACCGCCGGCCGCACCACGCTCGACGAAGACATGATGGCGGAGGCCGCAGCCATCAAGGCTGCCGCCAACCCGCATGAAGTGCTGCTGGTCGCCGACAGCCTGACCGGCCAGGACGCCGTGAACCTTGCGCGCGCCTTCGACGAGCGCGTCGGCCTCACCGGCATCGTGCTGACACGCGTCGACGGCGATGGCCGCGGCGGTGCGGCGCTGTCGATGCGCGCGGTCACCGGCAAGCCGATCAAGCTGATCGGCACCGGTGAAAAGACCGATGCACTGGAAGATTTCCACCCTGACCGTATCGCCGGCCGCATCCTCGGCATGGGCGACGTTGTGTCGCTGGTCGAGCGTGCCGCCGCCAATATCGACGCCGAAAAGGCCGCGCGCACCGCCGAGCGCATGCGCAAGGGTCAGTTCGACCTCAACGACATGCGCGAGCAGCTGCTGCAGATGGCGAACATGGGCGGCATCAGCGGCCTGATGGGCATGATGCCCGGCATCGCCAAGATGAAGAACCAGATCGCGGCCGCCGGCATCGACGACAAGATTTTGAAGCGCCAGGTCGCGGTGATCGATTCCATGACGCGCGACGAGCGGCGTCATCCCGACCTGCTCAAGGCCAGCCGCAAGAAGCGCATCGCCGCGGGCTCGGGCCAGAGCGTCGAGCAGGTCAACAAGCTGCTCAAGATGCACCGGAACATGGCCGACGTGATGAAGGCCATGGGCTCGGGCAAGCGCGGCCCGCTCGCCGGCATCGCCCAGGCCATGGGCTTCGGCGGCGGCATGAAGATGCCCTCGCCCGAAGAGATGAAGGCCATGCAGGAGAAGATGCAGGGCGGCGGCGGACAGGGTCTGCCCAGCCTGCCGAAGGATCTGCCGCCCGGTCTTCGCTCGGGCCTGCCGAATTTGCCGGGGCTTACGGGCCTCAGCGGCAAGCCGACCCTTCCGGGGCTCGGCGGTTTTCCCGGCAAGAAGAAATGA
- the rpsP gene encoding 30S ribosomal protein S16, whose protein sequence is MSVVIRLARAGTKKRPVYHVVVADSRFPRDGRFIERLGYFNPLLPKDNETRLKLDMDKVKAWLAKGAQPSDRVSRFLDAAGVKKREARSNPEKAVPRKERKAQAEAAAKG, encoded by the coding sequence ATGTCCGTCGTTATCCGCCTCGCCCGCGCAGGCACCAAGAAACGTCCCGTCTACCACGTCGTCGTCGCCGACTCCCGCTTTCCCCGCGATGGCCGCTTCATCGAGCGTCTCGGCTATTTCAACCCGCTGCTGCCGAAGGACAACGAGACCCGCCTGAAGCTCGACATGGACAAGGTGAAGGCCTGGCTCGCCAAGGGCGCGCAGCCGTCGGACCGCGTGTCGCGTTTCCTCGATGCCGCCGGCGTCAAGAAGCGCGAAGCGCGTAGCAATCCGGAAAAGGCCGTGCCGCGCAAGGAGCGCAAGGCGCAGGCCGAAGCCGCCGCAAAGGGTTAA
- a CDS encoding GyrI-like domain-containing protein has translation MNTFRRLALAALIPAAALSFGLSGVLAQTSSPAPAASASPSPAAPAPAPSASPAPAASASPAPAATPSPAASASPAPAASPSPAASASPSPTAPPPAVAATPAPVQTADPFGLETTLEPRKVVMVKGTANWDSAFDTLVDAFKALNTLLDKQGIKHAGNSMIVYTSTDDTGFTFLAEIPVDQDPKNLPKDMSIGKSPEGKALKFVHRGSYDNMDNTYEAITNHLDDKRLEAKDTFVEEYLTDPLKTAEDKLVINVFVPLK, from the coding sequence ATGAATACTTTTCGTCGTCTCGCTCTGGCCGCGCTGATCCCGGCAGCGGCCTTGTCGTTTGGGCTATCGGGGGTTCTGGCACAGACCTCGAGCCCGGCGCCGGCGGCCTCGGCCAGCCCCTCTCCGGCCGCCCCTGCGCCGGCCCCGTCGGCATCGCCCGCCCCGGCCGCAAGCGCTTCGCCCGCACCAGCGGCGACCCCGTCGCCGGCGGCCAGCGCCTCGCCGGCTCCTGCTGCCTCGCCATCGCCCGCAGCAAGCGCCTCACCCAGCCCGACGGCGCCGCCGCCCGCCGTAGCCGCCACCCCCGCCCCGGTGCAGACCGCCGATCCCTTTGGCCTCGAGACCACGCTCGAGCCCAGGAAGGTCGTGATGGTCAAGGGCACCGCCAACTGGGACTCGGCCTTCGACACGCTGGTCGACGCCTTCAAGGCGCTGAACACGCTGCTGGACAAGCAGGGCATCAAGCACGCCGGCAATTCGATGATCGTCTATACCTCGACCGACGACACCGGCTTCACCTTCCTCGCCGAGATCCCGGTCGATCAGGACCCCAAGAACCTGCCCAAGGACATGAGCATCGGCAAATCGCCGGAGGGCAAGGCACTGAAATTCGTCCATCGCGGCTCCTACGACAACATGGACAACACCTACGAGGCAATCACCAATCACCTCGACGACAAGAGACTGGAAGCCAAGGACACCTTCGTCGAGGAGTACCTCACCGATCCCCTCAAGACGGCGGAGGACAAGCTCGTGATCAACGTGTTCGTGCCATTGAAGTGA
- a CDS encoding SIMPL domain-containing protein: MKKPVALVTSLAAVLAITSLTAPARADDFPSAISVSGEATVSVAPDLAQIDAGVANDAKTAKEASDANNAAMGKVLLALKGAGIAEKDYQTSRLSLQPQYGQNKSTGASPVVGFRASNRVTVKIRDVTKVAGIIDTLVGAGANDIGNISFEVTQASKLLDDAREQAVADARRKAEIYAKATGVTLGAPLSVSEGGAPVPLFKARMATPQMAPAAVAPGEETLSVTVNVSWAIKAGQ, translated from the coding sequence ATGAAGAAGCCTGTTGCCCTTGTTACGTCCCTTGCCGCCGTCCTTGCCATCACGTCGCTGACCGCGCCTGCGCGCGCCGACGATTTTCCCTCCGCCATCTCCGTGAGCGGCGAAGCCACCGTTTCCGTGGCGCCCGATCTCGCGCAGATCGATGCGGGTGTCGCCAACGACGCCAAGACGGCGAAGGAAGCATCCGACGCCAACAACGCCGCGATGGGCAAGGTGCTGCTGGCACTGAAGGGCGCCGGCATCGCCGAAAAGGACTACCAGACCTCGCGCCTGTCGCTGCAGCCGCAATACGGCCAGAACAAATCCACCGGCGCCTCCCCCGTGGTCGGCTTCCGCGCCTCCAACCGCGTCACCGTCAAAATTCGCGACGTGACCAAGGTCGCCGGCATCATCGACACGCTGGTCGGTGCCGGCGCCAACGACATCGGCAATATCTCCTTCGAGGTGACGCAGGCCTCCAAGCTGCTCGACGATGCGCGTGAGCAGGCGGTCGCCGATGCGCGCCGCAAGGCCGAGATCTACGCCAAGGCTACCGGCGTGACGCTGGGTGCTCCGCTGAGCGTCTCCGAAGGCGGCGCGCCCGTGCCGCTGTTCAAGGCGCGGATGGCAACGCCGCAAATGGCGCCAGCCGCCGTTGCGCCGGGCGAGGAAACGCTGTCGGTGACGGTGAATGTGAGCTGGGCGATCAAGGCGGGGCAGTGA
- the trmD gene encoding tRNA (guanosine(37)-N1)-methyltransferase TrmD: protein MTNPSPWRATVLTLFPEMFPGPLGVSLAGRALASGLWEIEARDIRASATDRHRSVDDTPAGGGPGMVLRADVLAAAIDAAEIGPGRPCLLMSPRGRPLTQARVTELAKGSGPLIVCGRFEGVDQRVIDGRSLEEVSIGDYVLSGGEIAALALIDACVRLLPGVMGKEASGTEESFSDGLLEYPQYTRPQLFEGAAIPEILTSGDHAKVAAWRRAQSEALTAARRPDLWAKVPPKLANRAGRQKTPKDKTDG from the coding sequence ATGACCAATCCCTCACCCTGGCGCGCGACGGTGCTGACGCTGTTTCCGGAGATGTTTCCGGGACCGCTCGGCGTGAGCCTGGCCGGCCGGGCGCTGGCCTCCGGTCTCTGGGAGATCGAGGCGCGGGACATCCGTGCCTCGGCCACCGATCGCCATCGCAGCGTCGACGACACCCCGGCTGGCGGCGGGCCGGGCATGGTGCTGCGGGCGGACGTTCTGGCCGCCGCGATCGATGCCGCGGAGATCGGCCCTGGGCGTCCCTGCCTCCTGATGAGCCCGCGCGGTCGGCCATTGACCCAGGCCCGCGTCACTGAGCTCGCGAAGGGTTCAGGGCCCCTGATCGTCTGCGGGCGGTTCGAGGGGGTCGACCAGCGGGTGATCGACGGGCGGAGCCTGGAGGAAGTCTCGATCGGCGATTACGTGCTGTCGGGGGGCGAAATCGCCGCCCTGGCGCTGATCGACGCCTGCGTCCGGCTGCTGCCGGGCGTGATGGGCAAGGAAGCCTCGGGAACCGAGGAGAGCTTTTCGGACGGCCTGCTCGAATACCCCCAATACACCCGCCCGCAGCTGTTCGAGGGGGCTGCGATCCCGGAGATACTGACCTCTGGCGACCATGCCAAGGTGGCCGCCTGGCGGCGAGCGCAGTCCGAGGCCCTGACGGCGGCCCGGCGGCCTGATTTATGGGCTAAGGTCCCACCCAAGCTGGCGAATCGGGCCGGCCGCCAAAAAACGCCAAAAGACAAGACAGACGGGTGA
- the dapF gene encoding diaminopimelate epimerase: MSALANHAFAKMNGIGNEIVVVDMRDSASPVTPDDARAVASAQGGVPYDQLMVLQKPRLDGTEAFIRIYNNDGSEAGACGNGMRCVVRRIFEKTGQANATFETAAGLLNAWQGPAPDLYTVDMGVPKFGWQDIPLAEEFRDTRYIELQIGPIDNPILHSPSVVSMGNPHAIFWVEDINAYDLERFGPLLENHPIFPERANITLAQIVDREHITMRTWERGAGLTRACGSAACATAVAAARLKRTERKVEMTLPGGKLGIEWRERDDHVLMTGTATFEYEGKFDPALFAPVG; this comes from the coding sequence ATGAGCGCGCTGGCCAACCACGCATTTGCCAAGATGAACGGCATCGGCAACGAAATCGTTGTCGTCGACATGCGCGATTCCGCCTCACCTGTGACGCCGGACGACGCCCGCGCAGTGGCATCCGCGCAAGGCGGCGTGCCTTACGACCAGCTCATGGTGCTGCAGAAGCCGCGGCTGGACGGCACCGAAGCCTTCATCCGCATCTACAACAATGACGGCTCCGAGGCCGGCGCCTGCGGCAACGGCATGCGCTGTGTCGTGCGCCGCATCTTCGAGAAGACCGGCCAGGCCAATGCGACGTTCGAGACGGCGGCGGGTCTGCTCAATGCCTGGCAGGGCCCGGCCCCTGATCTCTACACGGTAGACATGGGCGTGCCGAAGTTCGGCTGGCAGGACATTCCGCTGGCGGAAGAGTTTCGCGACACCCGCTACATCGAATTGCAGATCGGGCCGATCGACAATCCGATCCTGCATTCGCCCTCGGTGGTGAGCATGGGCAATCCGCACGCGATCTTCTGGGTCGAAGACATCAACGCCTACGATCTCGAGCGCTTTGGTCCGCTGTTGGAAAATCACCCGATCTTCCCCGAGCGTGCCAACATCACGCTCGCACAGATCGTCGATCGCGAGCACATCACGATGCGCACCTGGGAGCGCGGCGCCGGGCTGACGAGGGCCTGCGGTTCGGCGGCCTGCGCGACCGCCGTTGCGGCGGCGCGGCTGAAGCGCACCGAGCGCAAGGTCGAGATGACGCTGCCCGGCGGCAAGCTCGGCATCGAATGGCGCGAGCGCGACGACCACGTGCTGATGACGGGCACCGCGACCTTCGAATACGAAGGCAAGTTCGATCCGGCGCTGTTCGCGCCGGTCGGCTGA